The nucleotide window TGTTATAATCAATATCTCTATAATGCAGTGATCGTGCAAGCAATATCAGTATTATTGTTTTCATCAATGTTAGAAAATCACTGGACCTGGACAGAAGTTTGTGTAGAAAAGAAATGTTACCAACATGGCGCATGCAGTTATGCAATGCATTGACCGGCGTGTGGATGTGCATCAATTAGCATTTGATGCACGTGAATTACATAATACATCAACAGTTGACAGTCATTCATGCGTGCGTGGATGATTGTCGCTAACATAACTCTTAAATACAATCTCACTCTCGATTTCAAACACAGAACCTCCTACAACCAAATTCCTCTACCATATTAAACAATTACTGAatcgccaaaaaaaaaaaaaaagaattcaaatGTTAGATAAATAAACTAACAAATCAGTTAAATGATCTACCATGTTCAAAACCTTTTTAGTGCTTGATGGTGCTCCACACGGCAAGTCAAATTCCTTCCCTAGGTAAACAGAATTCATGCTCATGCATTGGCTAATAACCACTCCAAGATGGGATACTAATTTAATCTTTCAAGTGccccttttgcttttctttgccaacaagaagaaaatttctTAGTCATGGATCATTATCATCATGGTTCGGAAAGAGACTTGAAAGCCTAATTAAAGTCCTAACCTCCTTTAAGCTGTTCATTAACACATAATGTCGTCATTTGGCTCCATTAACCACACAATTGGCAACCCCACACTTTCCTTTCTTACAAATAGAATTGAATTCCATGTCGCCATTTTCACCTCAACCCCTTTGCTTTTCCTGAACTCTCCAACTCATATATACAGTAAGCAATAGGCTCACTCCTTCACATCCCACATCAAATTTCGAAGCCTTcctctactctctctctctctctctcctctccccccccccccccccccccccccccacacACTGAAAGCCATGAGAAAGCTCACTCCATCTcacactcttcttcttcttcttcttctgtttgtCCCCATTTTGGTTTCTGCAGAATGCACATGTAGCAAAGAAACCCAACACCATGACAAGGTCAAGGTTCTCAAGTTCAAGCTAGTTGCAATAAGTTCAATCCTCATAGCCAGTGTGCTTGGTGTCTCTCTCCCAATGTTGGGCAAGAAAATCCCAACTCTGCGCCCCGAAAACGATATCTTCTTCATGATCAAAGCCTTTGCTGCTGGCGTGATTCTAGCAACAGGGTTCATCCATATCTTGCCTGAGGCATTTGAGAGCTTGACAAGCCCCTGCCTCAGCCAAACACCATGGGGGAATTTCCCATTTACCGGCTTCATTGCAATGCTTTCGGCTATTGGGACGATGATGATCGATACCTTTGCCACCAGTTATTACAGAAGGTCACATTTCACTAAAGCACTGCCAGTGAAAGAGGATGAGGAGATGCATGGGGTGCATGAGGGTCATGTGCATGTTCATACTCATGCCACACATGGTCATGCCCATGGATCCGGTGCAATTTTACCGGAGGATTCAGCTTCATCTTTCGAGCTTATTAGGCATCGAGTGATATCACAGGTAGAGTTGGCttgtatttttagttgttTATGGTTCAATATTTTTGGTGATAGAGTTTGTTGGGTAGGTGCACACTCTGTTTCTCCCCTGTGTCCTCTGTTTTTTGCTCTGCCATTCCTATGAACTACTTCCTATACTTtgtaattacaatttacaagcATACAGGTATTTGAAATTATTCCCAGAAGGAAGAAGCTTGAGTGAGTCCTGAATTGAAACATTTTCTTATCTGATTGATCAAAGAACTCTTTTGTTCAATTGGTTACAAACTATGGTGGTCCTGCATTGAttagtttgttttaattttacaattttcttttttgtttttgtgtgttaatttcattttcctgTTCTTTTTGCTGCTCTAGTTTTCTGATGTAAACGTTTTACAGGTTCTGGAGCTTGGGATCGTGGTTCATTCAGTCATCATTGGGATATCTTTAGGTGCCTCTCAGAGTCCCAGAACAATCAAACCTCTGGTAGCAGCTTTGACTTTCCATCAATTTTTTGAAGGCATGGGCCTTGGTGGCTGCATCTCTCAGGTATCTTCAATTTCCTTCaggatttttccttttctccatTGTCTCATTTAGTCAccctataaatacaaaataaatatatgaaagCAAACTCTGCTAACTTTCTTGGTTATAAGAAAatgtacaaataaaataaatatataatttttttttaatgcatgtATGGTCTTGGAAACATTCATCATTTTCTACCCTAAGATGTTGCCATTTACCAATATGCACATGCGTCCTTCAAAAGGTCTTGTTGATGTTGTAACAAATCTTCTGGGTACCTATTTAGAGATCATGCGTATTTGTAGGGTCCAATGACTCCATTGCATTCCACCACCATATGTGTCTTCATTTCATTTGTAAAGTACGGATTGCATAGTTCACTATTGGGACAGTCTCACATCAGTTCAGTGCAGCATTTTGTTGAAAGTcaactttcatttttctagGGTTAGGGTAATTAAGCTGTGTTAATGTGTCTTTTCTTCACCACGAGGTTCCAAGTTTCACAAGTTtttcaatcccaaaattttttaGGGTTGTGAGTTTCTATTTTCATACAATTTTATGTGAGTTGCTTCAATTGTTTGTGCAGGCCAAATTCAAGTCCAGGGCTATTGCAACCATGGTGCTTTTCTTCTCCCTCACCACCCCAATTGGAATTGGTGTTGGAATGGGAATATCAAACATTTACAATGAGAGCAGCCCAACTGCTCTGATTGTGGAGGGGGTTTTCAACTCTGCTTCAGCTGGGATTCTAATATACATGGCTCTGGTTGACCTTCTAGCAGCAGATTTCATGAACCCTAGAATGCAAGGCAATTTAAGGATCCAGCTTGGGGCTAATATTTCACTTCTTTTGGGTTCTGGCTGTATGTCACTCTTGGCAAAATGGGCCTAAATGCTTCAATGCAATGAGGGCTAGATGTATGGTACATAGGTTTAGTGAGCATGATCCCTCTTAGGCATGctcttttgtgtgtttttgttttgtttttaggcTTCTCTGTTTACTTTCATCTTGAAATGTCTAGTGGAAATTTGGTAAATGTGTCAGTGCAACAATCTAATTCTTCCACCCACAGAAAAGTGTAAAAAACATGGAATGAATATAACGATCATATCTTAAACAAATAACATGAGACATATGTCATAATTCAGTTTTGAAATGTTGAGAGTTAAAAGATATTGGGGAGACATGTTCCAAGATACCAATGACCACACTCGCCATTACAAGTAGGAACACATTGTCCTCGTTTCACATAAATTTGTCTCCTATATTGGCATTGTTTTTTATCAACGGGGAAAGGgaaattcgaacttgagacatCTTCTATCATTAAGTAGATGTGTATTAATAACATAAGAGCTAATtgcaaagaataaaaaatacaagttTATCTGTTCGAAAACATGTTACCATGATAATAAGAGAAAGTTAAATCTCACAAGGTTATACGTTCAACACTAACATCGTACCAATTAGTCTGGTGGGAAATTGGGTAGATGTACCATCTTTGAGTCAATCCCATTTGTAGATATGATTCAATTTTCACATCAAGTCTAGTCTAAAAGAAAGTGGCGTTATGTGCAGACTTTACTTGTGGCCGCTTCATAGTGAAGCCATTATCAAATCATGTTGTCATGTTGATTTTATTTCAACACTATGAATGGTTATGAATGTTCCTAAGAATTGCGCAATTTTCATATTCGTAATAATTCTTTCTATTGCAATTGTTATTATTCCTTCTACAATTAGAATACAATTCTATATTTACAGACATATAACTAAAAACAGTGATGTAACATACATGGGGGTTGAACTCCAAATATTCCTTAAAAGAGAAAAGGCAAAAGTTGACtcaaaatggaagaaaaaaaaaatcatgtgaaaaaaaaataataataattgtatAATAGGAATGGTGTTGGGCCTGTTGGGCTTTAGATCTGATCATGGAGGGCCCACTTCCAAACTTATCTCTCTTGGGTTTGGCATCCCAGAAGTAAAACAGCAAGTCTCTTGTGTTGAAGCTTTGCTTATGAATTTCCAGCACCAAAAGAACAAGCTTTGCTTCTGAGTTATTTGTCTTCGGAGTCGGAACTATTTTATATCCCCACAGAGAATATGCAATTTCTGTAGCAGAAGGGATTGGATTGTTGAACAGGACAGGCAAGCTAACAGTGATTAGTCAAGTCCTTTCTTGGCGGCTCAATCTACCGATCCAATACTCTCAGTTGGGTATGCTGTTACTCAGTCCATTCTTTTCTGGCTTAAGTATGCGCTCAAAGTGTTTGATTAAATGTCTATGTGAGATTGGGTCATTGAAATTTAGTGTCTTTATTCACAGGTGACTTTGAAATTTAGTATCTTTGTTCAAAGATGATTGTTTGTTGATTGGTTGCATCTGAaaagttttggtttttatttgaatatgagaTTCTTTCAAGTGGTACACCATATCTCAGTAAAAACCAAGTAGTTCATACTTCACTTAAGCATTGCATAGAAGTATCCCAAGGAGAATTTAGTGTCTTTGTTCACAGGAAAGCCCACTTTGTTCCCTCATGTATGCAATTGTTATGACTTAGCttggaattttctttctgtgtATGGGAATTTGATATAATTATTTGTTCCAATGAATTTATGATGTATTTCCTTTGTTTGTATGGGTATTTGATATAATTATTTGTTCCGACGAACTTATGATCACTAAGCATAATAGTTGTGACTTTATCACGGGTTTCAGTCATTTATACTGACTTTGAGGAAATTCATGTGCATAGGTGTTAGTAATGATGCCAATGAACTATGGTTATAGCCCATTAGTTACATCTCTGGCCCGGTGCATGTTTACAAGACTTATCGGTAGTCTTTTACAGCAAAATGTGTTAACCTACTCATCACTTGCTTGTGTAAACAATTCTAGAAAGTCCATTGTATCATCGATTATGATATCTCCCTCTCATGTTTGTTTGTGGGCCTAATACTCGTGATTTATGTTTCTATTGGTATcgattattttcttcttcattctgtAGATTGGAGATAGCAATGGCAGGAGTAATACAAAAGTTCGTTACTGCATCATTGTTTATGTGGATAACTCCCGTGGTGATATTATATGCGTTTAACAATAATTGGCTTCCTGGTAAGGCTGCTGTGCAAATTCTGTAGCTTTTGTCATCTTCAGTCCTCATGTCTAATTGGTTGATATAAAACTAGTACTGCATCTTATTGGAGGTCCCTCGTCGTACTAATATAGGCTCGCACTAGTTATGCTGGGTTTTCCTTCTTAATGCTATATTACAATGAATTTATCTACTTTCAATCCtctttttgataattttgtcTGCGTTACTTGTTTTATTTCTAAATAAGCAGACCATTTCTCGTTtcacattttgaatttatgtcATTCTGCATTTCGTTCCTATCCTAGAGCACCTTAGAGTTTGTCCATGTCACTCTTAATGTCGTGATAATGGGAATTTTCATCTCAATCAAGCCTTTTAAATATCTTCCAACTAATGACCTCTAAGTTCCCACGAGGAGAGTTTTGATGATTAgaagctttgtttttttttaatattttataattacatAACAATATCCTTACAGTGAATGTGCTTTACAAGAATAAAGATGGCATCCTATCACCAAGTATAACTAGGGCATGTaacagaataaataaataaataaaagtataacTAGTGCCAAGATGATGTGGTGCCATACTGCTGTAGGATAGCATTGACGTTGTGGGCTTTACTTTTGGaaacaaatttgattttgGGATTTGAATGGTGGAAGAATCAGGATTACTATAAGATTAACTTTAGTCGCTCGATGATTTTACTAAATTGGAATTTTGTCTCCACCTAACTAAGAAAACAGCTGCAGCATGTACTAGTAGCATGCTATACAAGGATTTGGAGTTTAGACCTGTGTACAAAGTATGAGCTTGTGGGGTGATCAGAGGAAAATAAGGGCTAGTGGTGAAAACAGGAGTCCTAGTAATCAAataaaaggagaagaagataaatCTAGGCACTCTCCCTATTTCCCCATGTGAATTACATGCAAGGCTATAATTCATCATAGATTCTCTAAGAACGCTTAAAAATTACTGAAGATGTTCTCTGAAACCTATTCTCCACTAAACAGAAAGAGTTATATCTAAGCTTCTCGAACTAGTAATCTTTATGGGACTTTGACCCCAAGATCAGAGACTAGTAAAGCCAAGCTAAAAAGAGGTTAGAAGCATAAGTACAGCCCAGTAATATGAAAAGATCCACATCAAGATCCATGGGAACAATTATAAACCATTTGTGTCATCTTTCAATTTTCAGAATACCCTACCGCTTAAAATTGAGACCGCTTGggatatgaaaattttgaaaccaATCAATGGCATCGTGTTAGTAGTACTCAACTTGATTTTTCACTATTTAAGTTTTGTTTCTTATCAAAAGAATATTACTCAACTTGCCAATACATGTGTCAACTATCTTAagattattactttttttttggctacTGTTGGATTTCCAGTTGTAGGTAAAATGTTATCTAGAGCCTAGTGGCCATTGGTATTCCTGTGGGTGTATGGGTAATCTTGTGCAAAGCACTATGGTTGTAGGAAATTTCTGAAGAAAACATAGGCGCTTGAGTTTGTGTCACCAAATTGCACAGCCAACATGCCCTTATCACAATCATGCAAGTGAATGTCTGATTAAATCGAAAAACTTTGATCTTGTAACTTGCCTTACTATGTGATAATTTTTTGCTAGGATTTAGGAAGGGAGCTTTATAAAGTTACTTTCCGAGGTTTTCCTCTTGGATTATCTGAGCGTGTTCTTCATGTGAAACAGGTGCAAGCGACATGTCTCCATATTCACTCACATTGTTGAGTGGTTTCCTTGCTGTTATATCTGTCAACATAGTTATtgcattttatatatatatggcaaTGAAGGAACCTTCTGACAAACATAAGCCTGATCCTGCATTTCTTGCTGAGGCCAAAGCTAGTGTAAACCAGCCTACAGTTGAAGCTGATAGCTCTTCCCAATCCTCCAAGAAAGAAGAGTAGGATATCCCATTTGTCATTTCCATGGTCGGAAGCACTGAAAATTTGACAGCATCATGCAGTCTGCAGACCAGAAATAGTGATTAAGAATCCATTTGATTAATGTATgttggttttcattttctgtcaGCTGCTATTGATGATGTGATTTTGCCATCACAAGCTCCTTTCTGGAACTTGCCACGGTTGATGCATTCTTCGCCCCTTatttttcagataaattttagtGTTGGGAGGAAAATCATAGTTGCACTTACTTTTTGACTCAAAGCGATTgaactctcatatatttgggctgTAAGTATACAACTAATTGAGATTGCTTTTATGCATGCTATAGGCCTCTTTCTATCTCTCTTCAAGTGATAGGTGATGAGTGATAGAAGGAATGTTTCGGTGTACGACATCTCCATGTGACGTTAACCATATATGTTATAACGCatgtatatttattgatatttaaACTTAAAGTATAAACTTGTTGTTTTATCATGTTATAACATATAGATTAATATCcgatccaaaaaaaaaaaaaaaaccatatagATTAATAATATTGTGTGGCAGTTTTATACGTTACGAGAGGAGAGAGATAAGGAGAGTAATGTAAACGTTTCCAACTTAATTAAGATTGGTCATTGGATATCAAGGGGTTtacaatgaatatttgtgtaaactcCTCCCCCAAAttacttgtactaaaaaacaaataaaaaaactaatcttGGTCAATTTTAGGTTGGGCCTCAGCTCAGGTCAACCCAACTATCAACTAGATTAATTTGCAATCTGCTACATCAATTAGGACTTGGAAAAGCCCTAGCCCCAAATTTCAACCCATTTTtcttatataatattataaaaataggcTACAAATACGAAGACGTGAAATAAAAGAACCCACAGATCACAGAAGGGAAACCTCCAAAAACCCAAATACCGAATCGAagctcagagagagagagagggggagagagagggagacaaaaagaaacacaacAAGCAGACCCGTACGAGGAGGACAAGGAGGAAGAAGGACAAATGggtaggaagaagaagagggtttCGTCGAAGGTTTGGTGCTACTACTGTGATAGAGAATTTGACGATGAGAAGATACTGGTGCAGCACCAGAAAGCCAAGCACTTTAAGTGCCATGTCTGCCACAAGAAGCTATCTACCGCTGGTGGCATGGCCATTCATGTCCTCCAGGTCCACAAAGAGAGCGTCACCAAGTATTGACTTCTATATTTTCCCCAATTATCTGAACCCTAATTTTTACGTTCTTTCATAGCTGACTTTACTATATGATAATACGATATTGATCAGCTTTATGTTTGCTAACTATGAtcttcattgtttttatttttgctatGTAAAAATATGATCTTCAtccttaaaaaaatcatagttTGGTCAGTTGGTGCATCTTTCTAATGGGCTTTAGATAAaacaaattcttttcttttaattaaaaaaacgaTTTGTGAAGAATTCTTTTGctggaaaaataatttgagatTAAAGTTTTTATGTTAGTTGCATAGGCAAAAGTTTAATGGTCAATGGCATTGATAGGCTATCTTGATTTTCGAGCAAATTCAAGCTGTAGGTATTTGATGGAAGTTTAGTAGAATTTAGATTCCAGGAAACAATGTGGCTGTTACTATAAATTGGTTTTTATGTTGTTGGGATATGCTGAAATGTCAATGCCACACGCTTCTTAATAATGAGACGGCCCCTGAACCTCAGGAAGATAATGTATTGTATTAACCTGTTACTCATATAAGTGTAAGAGGAACTTTATGCACATACCTATGTGCTGATGATAAACTCAAACCTTGTCCACTGTATTCAAAAAGTAAATGTtaattcatttctttttgaacTCTAAccaatttttcattaatacaaaAGAACAACCCATATTCAAAAACCCCGGTTTCAAGTTTTCTAACTCAGACATAAGAACATCATCGTAGATGCTTGTAGTTGCTCATTGTTTGTGATTAAACTATTTCACTTGATCATTTAAATGAGCTATTATAAATGGCCATTGGAATTTGTTCAATATATTTGAACTGTGCCTCAATATAATTCCTTGcactgattttctttttcactttacTGATTCTCAAACTGGAAAAACTATGTTTTACAGAGTTCCCAATGCAAAGACTGGAAGAGAGTCAACGGATATTGAAATATATGGGATGCAAGGAATCCCACCTGATGTCTTGGCTGCACATTATGGAGAGGAAGGTAAAGGATCCTTACAAATATGATGTTTATCCAgagaattttcttattttatgtttAGGTTATGTTATCCCCATTGATATTGATgatgtttaaatttttattttatttaaatgattAAATTCAACTGTTTTATGCCGCCTTTGGGTTTGATTCACATTAAAGTTTCACCTGGATGTGCTGGCACATGCAAGTATACATAAACCGACCCATTTGAATCAAATTTCCTTGAATAGTATAATGTATTAAATAAGATGCTCTATTGGAGTGTTCATAGCAACATCCATGTAATAGTTATTTGGGTATAAAAGCTTTGATGATTGTATTTGGTCCAGTTGGAAATTTTTAACATGTTGAAATTCTCCTGTTTTCATGGTTGAACCAATTTACTTGCAAGAGAATGCATCCACATATAAACTCATGCAAGTACACACTCATTAGGATGTCCTAATCTGTGCATAAGAATTCTGTATGAAATGTTTTGTCGTGGTTTGTCTTAAAGACTAATCGAACCAACAAAAAGTGTACAGTACCTATCATTTTGTGTTGTTCATTTCATGTTATCTTGAAGTTATAGCATTAATCATATaagtggagtttattttctaaatattttaatttatttgcaGATGAGGACGCTCCATCAAAAGTAGCTAAAGTGGACATCCCGTCAACCCAGTTTGTTGGTGGTATGGTGCCAGGTTCGATGGGGATTGGATATCCTCCTCAACCAGCTTTGGGTGCAATCCGGCCAATGTATGTTTTCTGTGAGGTTTCTTGCATATCCTCCGGAACCAGctttcaaaaatttgaaaactataTTTTCTGTGTTACATATACCATTTACATAAACAACATGTGTGTAtgtttctttggtttttgtttgcaCCAGTTACAGTCCTGCAGTTCCAATGCCTCC belongs to Prunus persica cultivar Lovell chromosome G4, Prunus_persica_NCBIv2, whole genome shotgun sequence and includes:
- the LOC18779113 gene encoding zinc transporter 1; amino-acid sequence: MRKLTPSHTLLLLLLLFVPILVSAECTCSKETQHHDKVKVLKFKLVAISSILIASVLGVSLPMLGKKIPTLRPENDIFFMIKAFAAGVILATGFIHILPEAFESLTSPCLSQTPWGNFPFTGFIAMLSAIGTMMIDTFATSYYRRSHFTKALPVKEDEEMHGVHEGHVHVHTHATHGHAHGSGAILPEDSASSFELIRHRVISQVLELGIVVHSVIIGISLGASQSPRTIKPLVAALTFHQFFEGMGLGGCISQAKFKSRAIATMVLFFSLTTPIGIGVGMGISNIYNESSPTALIVEGVFNSASAGILIYMALVDLLAADFMNPRMQGNLRIQLGANISLLLGSGCMSLLAKWA
- the LOC18780541 gene encoding uncharacterized protein LOC18780541, whose protein sequence is MAGVIQKFVTASLFMWITPVVILYAFNNNWLPGASDMSPYSLTLLSGFLAVISVNIVIAFYIYMAMKEPSDKHKPDPAFLAEAKASVNQPTVEADSSSQSSKKEE